The following proteins are encoded in a genomic region of Nicotiana sylvestris chromosome 4, ASM39365v2, whole genome shotgun sequence:
- the LOC104236801 gene encoding leucine-rich repeat receptor-like tyrosine-protein kinase PXC3 → MAILSLLTTVFVVLLLSRFQLGNSQLVFNDQNVVEAIGKELLIPGWGVNTTDFCSWAGISCSSNNSMVERLDLSGFRLQGNVTLISELKALKWLDLSHNNFQGSIPLSFGNLSMLQYLDLSFNKFENSIPSELGKLRNLKALNISNNWLTGLVPNELKGLENLQDFQISTNSLNGSIPFWVGNLTNLKVLAAYENEFSGDIPFNLGVNSELSLLNLHSNQLQGTIPESICAKGNLKFLVLTQNKLNGTIPESIGNCKGLSSIRIGNNKLIGGVPKAIGNISSLTYFEADSNSLSGEIVSEFAKCSNLTLLNLASNEFYGTIPPEFGELNNLQELIVSGNNLYGEIPTSVLKCKNLNKLDLSNNKFNGTIPADICNTSRLQYLLLGENLIRGEIPHEIGNCVKLLELQMGNNELIGSIPSEIGHMKNLQISLNLSHNHLHGQLPQDLGKLDKLVSLDVSDNQLSGNIPAALKGMQSLIEVNFSSNRFTGPIPTFAPFQKSPNSSFLGNKGLCGDPLSGGCGDLNGYNHSIYGHKVSYRIVLAVIGSGLAVFVSVTVVVLLFMMRENQEKAAAKEAGITIEETSSKPVILAGNVFVDNLKQAIDFDAVVKAVMKDSNKISVGTFSTVYRADMPSGMILSVKKLKSMDRTIIHHQSKMIRELEKLSKLVHDNLARPIGFGIYEDAVLLLHQYYANGTLAQYLHNSSQEPEYKPDWPTRLAIAVGVAEGLAFLHHVAIIHLDISSGNVLLDSNFRPLVSEVEISRLLDPSRGTASISAVAGSFGYIPPEYAYTMQVTAPGNVYSYGVVLLEILTTRLPVDDDFGEGIDLVKWVHGAPTRGETPEQILDARLSTISFSWRKEMLAALKVALLCTDVTPAKRPKMKKVVEMLQEITES, encoded by the exons atggcAATTTTGAGCTTGTTAACAACTGTGTTTGTAGTGTTGTTATTATCAAGATTTCAACTTGGAAATTCCCAATTAGTTTTTAATGATCAGAATGTAGTGGAAGCAATTGGGAAAGAGCTATTAATACCAGGGTGGGGTGTGAACACAACTGATTTTTGCTCTTGGGCTGGCATTAGTTGCAGCTCAAACAATTCAATGGTAGAAAGACTTGATCTTTCTGGTTTTAGATTACAAGGTAATGTGACTCTAATATCTGAGCTCAAAGCACTGAAATGGCTAGACCTTTCTCATAATAATTTCCAAGGTTCAATTCCATTATCATTTGGGAATTTGTCTATGCTTCAGTATCTTGATTTGTCTTTTAATAAGTTTGAAAACTCAATTCCTAGTGAATTAGGTAAGCTTAGAAACCTTAAGGCATTGAACATTTCAAACAATTGGCTCACTGGACTTGTACCTAATGAGCTTAAGGGGTTGGAAAATTTGCAAGATTTTCAAATATCTACCAATAGTTTAAATGGTTCTATTCCATTTTGGGTTGGTAATTTGACCAATCTTAAGGTTCTTGCAGCTTATGAGAATGAGTTTAGTGGTGATATTCCATTTAACTTAGGCGTAAACTCGGAGCTTTCTTTGTTGAACTTGCATTCAAATCAGCTTCAAGGTACTATTCCTGAGAGCATTTGTGCTAAAGGGAATCTTAAATTTCTGGTTTTGACTCAGAATAAGTTGAATGGAACTATTCCTGAGTCTATTGGGAATTGTAAAGGACTTTCAAGTATTAGGATTGGGAATAACAAGTTGATCGGTGGCGTCCCTAAAGCAATTGGGAATATCAGTAGTCTTACTTATTTTGAAGCAGATAGTAACAGTTTGTCTGGTGAAATTGTCTCAGAGTTTGCCAAATGCTCTAATCTTACACTGCTTAATTTAGCGTCGAATGAGTTTTATGGAACTATTCCTCCTGAGTTTGGTGAGCTCAACAATCTTCAAGAATTGATTGTTTCTGGTAATAACCTCTATGGTGAGATTCCAACTTCAGTTCTTAAGTGCAAGAATCTCAATAAGCTTGACTTGAGCAACAACAAGTTCAATGGCACGATACCAGCGGATATATGCAATACCTCAAGATTGCAATATTTGCTGTTGGGGGAGAACTTAATTAGAGGGGAGATACCTCATGAGATAGGGAACTGTGTAAAATTGCTTGAGTTGCAAATGGGGAATAATGAACTTATTGGAAGTATCCCTTCTGAGATTGGTCATATGAAGAACTTGCAGATTTCACTGAATTTGAGTCATAATCATCTCCATGGTCAATTGCCTCAGGATTTAGGAAAACTTGACAAGTTGGTTTCTTTGGATGTTTCTGATAATCAGCTATCCGGGAATATTCCAGCGGCGTTGAAGGGCATGCAGAGTTTGATAGAGGTTAATTTTTCAAGCAATCGATTCACTGGACCAATACCTACTTTTGCACCATTTCAGAAAAGTCCTAATTCAAGCTTTCTTGGAAACAAAGGGCTCTGTGGTGATCCCTTGAGTGGTGGTTGTGGAGATCTAAATGGTTATAACCACAGCATTTACGGTCACAAGGTTTCTTACCGAATCGTTTTGGCTGTTATTGGTTCTGGTTTGGCAGTTTTTGTATCTGTTACAGTGGTTGTTTTGCTGTTCATGATGAGGGAAAATCAAGAGAAAGCAGCTGCCAAGGAAGCTGGAATTACCATTGAGGAAACTTCTAGCAAACCAGTTATACTAGCGGGAAATGTCTTCGTTGACAATCTAAAGCAAGCAATTGATTTTGATGCAGTTGTAAAAGCAGTCATGAAAGACTCAAATAAGATTAGTGTTGGTACTTTCAGCACCGTCTATAGAGCAGACATGCCTTCCGGGATGATTTTGTCGGTTAAGAAACTAAAGTCTATGGACAGAACTATAATTCATCACCAGAGTAAGATGATCAGAGAGCTTGAAAAGCTTAGTAAGCTCGTTCATGATAACCTAGCCAGGCCTATCGGGTTTGGAATCTATGAAGACGCTGTTCTTCTGTTGCATCAATATTATGCCAACGGGACGTTGGCTCAATATCTTCATAACTCTAGCCAGGAACCTGAATATAAACCGGACTGGCCAACAAGACTTGCCATCGCCGTTGGAGTTGCAGAAGGATTGGCATTCCTCCATCATGTGGCCATCATCCATCTTGACATTTCTTCGGGGAACGTGCTTCTTGATTCTAATTTCAGGCCTTtggttagtgaagttgaaatatCTAGGCTTCTGGATCCATCTAGAGGGACTGCAAGTATCAGTGCTGTTGCCGGCTCATTTGGATATATTCCCCCAG AGTATGCATATACAATGCAAGTAACAGCTCCTGGAAACGTTTATAGTTATGGGGTTGTTTTGCTCGAGATCCTTACCACTCGATTACCTGTTGATGACGATTTTGGTGAAGGAATAGATTTGGTTAAATGGGTACATGGTGCACCTACGAGGGGGGAAACACCGGAACAGATACTCGATGCAAGGCTTAGCACCATTTCTTTTTCTTGGAGAAAGGAAATGTTAGCAGCGTTAAAGGTTGCGTTGCTGTGCACTGACGTGACACCAGCAAAACGACCAAAGATGAAGAAGGTGGTAGAAATGCTGCAAGAAATCACAGAAAGCTAA
- the LOC104236804 gene encoding uncharacterized protein codes for MATKHIVGSIVASFAVAYACDTVISDGKLFGGTTPSTVANNDWWKETDKKFQAWPRTAGPPIVMNPISRQNYIVKS; via the exons ATGGCTACCAAGCACATTGTTGGTTCTATTGTCGCATCCTTTGCAGTTGCATATGCTTGCGATACTGTTATTTCTGACGGGAAATTGTTTGGAG GTACTACTCCAAGCACCGTTGCCAACAATGATTGGTGGAAAGAAACAGACAAGAAATTCCAGGCATGGCCTCGCACTGCTGGTCCTCCAATCGTCATGAATCCCATCAGCCGACAGAATTATATTGTTAAGTCTTGA